Proteins from one Salmo salar chromosome ssa07, Ssal_v3.1, whole genome shotgun sequence genomic window:
- the LOC106595343 gene encoding pepsin A-like, with product MMKWAVVLCALVALSECNTKISLIKGKTARETLMEKGIWEETRLKFPYNPMAKFYQTGDEAMTNDADLSYYGVISIGTPPQSFNVIFDTGSSNLWVPSVYCSSQACQNHAEFNPAQSSTFSWANQPVSIQYGTGSMTGQLAYDTVSVGGISVTQQIFGASQTEAPFMANMVADGILGLAFPNLAASGATPVFDNMMTQGLVSQNLFSVYLSGNSAEGSVVSFGNIESNYYTGQITWIPLSSETYWQINMDSVTINGNTVACNGGCQAIIDTGTSLIVGPTTDISNMNSWVGATTDQYGDAAVNCNNIPNMPDVTFTLNGNAFTISASAYTSQNSNGCMTGFGNGGTQQLWILGDVFIRQYYAIFDRQNNNVGLAQAA from the exons ATGATGAAGTGGGCTGTTGTCCTGTGTGCCCTAGTGGCCCTCTCCGAGTGTAATACCAA GATCTCTCTGATCAAGGGGAAGACTGCCAGAGAGACCCTGATGGAGAAGGGTATATGGGAGGAGACCAGGCTGAAGTTCCCCTACAACCCTATGGCCAAGTTCTACCAGACCGGTGATGAGGCTATGACCAACGACGCTGAT TTGTCCTACTACGGAGTGATTTCCATTGGAACCCCTCCCCAATCCTTCAACGTTATCTTTGACACTGGCTCCTCCAACCTGTGGGTTCCCTCTGTCTACTGCTCCAGCCAGGCCTGCC AGAACCATGCCGAATTCAACCCTGCACAGTCCAGCACCTTCTCGTGGGCCAACCAGCCTGTTTCTATTCAGTACGGAACTGGCAGCATGACTGGACAGCTGGCATACGACACTGTTTCG GTGGGAGGTATCTCTGTGACTCAGCAGATCTTTGGTGCCAGTCAGACTGAGGCTCCCTTCATGGCCAACATGGTTGCCGACGGTATCCTGGGCCTGGCTTTCCCCAACCTGGCGGCCTCTGGGGCCACACCCGTCTTTGACAACATGATGACCCAGGGCCTCGTTTCCCAGAACCTCTTCTCTGTCTACCTGAGCGG AAACTCAGCAGAGGGTAGTGTGGTGTCTTTCGGAAACATTGAGTCTAACTACTACACCGGACAGATCACCTGGATCCCCCTGTCCTCTGAGACCTACTGGCAGATCAACATGGACAG CGTTACCATCAACGGCAACACAGTGGCTTGCAATGGTGGGTGTCAGGCTATCATAGATACCGGCACCTCCCTGATCGTTGGGCCAACCACTGACATCAGCAACATGAACAGCTGGGTCGGAGCCACCACTGACCAGTATGGAGAC GCCGCCGTGAACTGCAACAACATCCCCAACATGCCCGATGTGACCTTCACCCTCAACGGAAACGCCTTCACCATCTCTGCCTCTGCCTACACCTCCCAG aactCCAACGGCTGCATGACTGGTTTTGGTAACGGTGGAACTCAGCAGCTCTGGATCCTTGGAGATGTCTTCATCAGGCAGTACTATGCCATCTTTGACAGGCAGAACAACAATGTTGGTCTGGCCCAGGCCGCGTAA